From Aegilops tauschii subsp. strangulata cultivar AL8/78 chromosome 5, Aet v6.0, whole genome shotgun sequence:
TCTTTCTCCATTTAATCGATGCACATCTATCTCTCTCCATTTAATCGATGGGTAAATCGATGCCTAGATCGATCCCTGTGAAGGCATGGAGAGATGGCTTACCGCCATTGACGAAGGCGTGGCGGAGAGGTAATGAATCGGTGATGGAGCCGGTGCTAGTCAAAATCAAGGGATTTAAGGGGATTGTTATTGATATAATCCCCCTTTTAGTCAAAATTCTTCCCAACCCCTTGTACGGACTAATCGAACAAGCCCTAAATCGATGACTAAATCGATCTCTCTTTGTTTAATCGATGCCTAAATCTATCTATCTCCGCTTAATCGATGCCTAAATTGATCTCTCTCTGTTTAATTGATGCGTGAAGTTTAATCGATGGGTATGTCGATGCCTACATCGATCCCTACGAATGTGTGGAGAGATGGCTTACTGCCATTGACGCGGGTGTGGCGGAGAAGTGATGAAGCCGGTGTTCGCCGTCCAGATCTTGCCTCCTACGATGGTCACTGCTGTCGGTGAGAGAGTGGAGAGAGGGGGAGGGGAGTGGGCGGTGAGATGATTTATGGCCGCATCGGGAAACAACGCGGCGTCTCTCACCTTACCCTGCACGTCTAGCCGCCATCGCCGTCGGTGAGAGAgtggagagaggggggagggtaGTGGGCGGTGAGAGGATTTATGGCCGCATCTGGAAACAACACGACGTCTCTCGCGTGACCCTGCGCGTCCAGCCATCTGTAGTCGCGTGCAGTCGCTTGCATTATGCGGGCCTGGCTCGCTGAAAACGAGTGATTCGGCTGTTCCTCCAGAGCCAGGCCCATCGATGCTTTAAGTTTCATGTCATGCAGGCCTAACAATAAAAGCAGGGAATCAAACAAGACAAATTTGGTTCCGGGAGCCTGTTTAGGCTTCATGCAGCCTACCAAACATGACATAAGTTTTAACATTTTCATGATGAGTCTAGTTGCTAGTTGATGGGAATACACCCTCAAAAGAGTTGTTGTACCATGTATGCATAGTCTCCTCTCATTGTCGGGAAGGATTTTGGAATGGTGATAAGTCGGCTAACTGTTGGTTGTTGCTATAGACTAGTAAATGTGTAAGTGCAATTGCATATTTATATTAGGCAGTATATTAGTTGCATGTGAATATTAGGTATGATATATTTGTGTGTTATATTTGATATGATATTAATTGCATGTTAAACACGTTGAGTATTCGTCATTGGAGCAATCTAGGTCACTGTAATAATCTGATTTGATAGCCGAGATCAATTGGATATGTCCCTTATCATTTTATATTGGTATATCAATTTAGAAAAGTAAAAATAATCTTGAAGCTTTTTGAAATCAAACATTTTTTTGGCAAACAACAACCCTCAAAGAGGAGTATTAGCAACCGAGGCAGTGTATAGAGATCAAGTTCCCTCTGGGAAAAGAGGTGGCTACGAGAGCCATTTTAGAGTTACACCTGGAGCCTTTGCTGCAAAGAAAGTTGCAACTAGAGGAAATTCTACTAAAGAAAGCTTTCTTTGCAAGATTATGCGCGATAAGATTCTTGATTCTTGGAATGTGCTCGATCCTGTAAGAACTAAGACCCGATACAAGATTGAAGAAATCAGCAAGAGTAGGCTGTAAGTTCCAATGTCCTGGATGTCTTATTAGGTCGTTCGCCTTCGTCACTTGTACCAAAGTCCTGTGATCAGAGAAAAAGCAGATAAAGTTCCAATTCAAGGTTTTGACAACTTCTGTCGCTAAAAGAAGCCCTAGTGCTTCAGCCTGCAAAACTGAACAAACATTCGTAGAAAGCTTGAATAAAAATAGAATGATTTCTTGATTGATCTCTTAAAAACACTCCAGCTTTATCCTGACTATCTGCAGGATTGTACGCTCCATGGACATAGGCTAGACAACCTGCATGTTGAAAATTCAAATCCATACATATAGCGGCGCTGACTCCTTATTGGAAAGTCTCCTATCTCCGTTTTCATCCTCCAGTGCACCTGCATTAAGCATTGCTTTGGAAGCATAGATAACCTGCATTGGACTCCAATTTATCTTTTTAAACAGAATGTCACATCTGGCCTTCAAATATTCCACAAAGTAGTAAAGATGAACTCTAAATTTAAATCTGGGTGATTGATAGACAAGATCAGGTTGATGACATCAGGAGGATATAAATTATGATCTAATATATCTGATTTAAAACCTAATTTAAACCAAACAGATCTAGAAAAGGTGCATAGGAAGAAAAGGTGCAAATCAAATTCAACACAGCCGCACCTACAACACTCCTTTTTAATGTGTTTGGAAAATCCAGAGGCCCTTAAAGCTGAATCAATAGCCCTTCTAATAAGCCTCCAAGCAAAAGTTTTAACTCTAGGAGCCAAAGTTCTGCTCTTCCAAACCTGGTTGAGAATGTCTATCTCTTGATTGGTCACAAGAGATCCATGATTCATAGTATTATCCTGGATCTCCTGGATAAAAGTTTTATAAGCACTTTTATTGGTACAAGTAGCATTAGGAGTGTGAATCCAGTATATAGTATCATCAATATCAGCATTAATAATAGGAATATTTAAAACATTatttttgaaagtatcatcaaaGTAGGTACTAATCTTACCTTCATCCCAAACTTTAGAATTAGGTTTCCAAAGATCACTAATAATCGAACATGATCAGGTATTACATGTGTGAAAAGTAATTCTCAAGAATCAAACATGAACATACACTTGTGCGAAAAGTAATTCTCGAAACTTTTCACACGTGCGTAACACCTGATGATTCTTGATTCCAAAATAATTCAGAATTTTTTACTCTTAAaattttctaaattattttacAGTTCAGGTGCATCGGCACCCAAAGATCCGCGTGGGTATCAAACGCCAAAGATCCATGTGGGTATCAAACGCCACTATATTTGAGCACAGCGGAGCACACCATTCCGTCTAGTACATCGCAACGGCGAAGGATTCAGACCTCCTTTGGTTTTGGAGGAATTTTGTAGGATAGAATTTCTATAGAAAAATTTCGTTTACTGTTCTCTAGTTTGTAGGAATACAAATCATATTCTTATGAAGGAATTCTCTATCTCCACATTACATAGAAAAATAAACATTAGGAAGGACATATCATTTTCTATTCATAGGATTTGGGATGCATGGAATCTTAATTTTACAAGTTTCCTATTCCTATGATATTACTACCTTATGAAGAATTTTTCCAAGAGGTTTGAGTGGTTCCTCGGTAGGATAGTATAAAAACAAATCATTCAAAAAATCCTATAGAATTTAATCCTACAAATCAAACTATTCTTAATGATACTTTTGAACCAAAGGGTCCCATTCTAGTTTCAAACCATGTGGATTTCTCCTTTGCAAAAAGGATAATACTCAATTGGAGGATGAATGGACAAAACTCAATTGCATTAAGTTCTCGCTTATTCACCAGATTACACCGTCCAGCCAGACCCAAAAGGTAAATAACTGTGCATAAATAAGCATCAACCCCCACCCAGCATCCAGACGGAAAAAGAATGGTACATCAAGGGCAAAGCTCCCTTTGCTACAGATGTTTTTTTCTCCACCAAACAGAAGAATGAAAACTAGACATGATAACCTCTAGAGCTCAGTTTGCTGTCTGAATAATATAAAACAAGAGGGCACACAGGGCCGCGTGTATGGAACATGCCTAATCAGCACGAGACTGGCCAGCTCGGGATGACAGGATGATGCCGACAATGAGACCGTAGAGAGCGAGCGCCTCTGCGAAGATGAGGATGAGGATCATGCCGACAAACAGCTTGGGCTGTTGAGCATTTGCCCTGCAAACAATGACGTTTGATCAGAACGGGGTACAATTTCGGCAAGTTCCAATTGATCCTCCGATGTAAAGCACGCATATCAAGTCAACAGTATATAGAAGGAAAAAGAATTAAATTACATAATCGTGTACGTAGCAATTATCAGAGTCTTACCCAGGAAGCAACAAACCAGTAGAAAGGAAAGAGCTAACTAATAACATTGACAAATGCTAAACCCTTAATAAGGAATTAGAACCAGCGTAGCTTAGTTCCAAGTTTGGGAGTTCCATTTACAGATAGTTGCACGCATACATATTGCCAAAACTTAACAAACAGAGAGAATCATACTACTAACTAAACATATAGGACATCACACTAACTAATAAACTACAAAGACCAGAACAAATACAAAGTATACAGTTCAAAGAGTATCATAAATCCACAAAGGCGGTTCCACTGAAAAATGTTTTTGTCTGGTGAGCAGCATATATAAAGTAAATCCACCATAAATAGACCGACTTACACAAAATTCATGGTGAAAGAAGTAATTGACATAACAAAGGCTCATCATCTATAGTACGTAGGTGAGGGAAGAAATAGCCAGTGTCATTTTTCTATAACTCAAGATTGTTTCCTAAGATAATTGGTACAACAAGCATATCATGCCTAGAGAGAAGTGTAGTAATAATAAGAGCTCGCATATGTTCATCCTCAGATTTCAGCTTATTGATGAATTGTTAGTCTAGTCATAAACAATCTAAGAGGATTTGTGTAGAGAATAATCCATGCTGTAACTGAAATTTACTTCTGTTAAGGCTATACTGGAGTATACTGAGACAACTAAATAAATGAAACTTGAACAGCGAGCCTACAGAGATTCAAATCTCAAACAGAATCAGGCCTATGAAATTGGGTCAGAATCATCCACCTAAATGCATCCCTTCAAATGCAACACATGCGCCTGCTAGCTACTAGTACTATGTAGGCACAGGCGTGAGGGATGTGCATTAACAATGCAAATTAGTCATCAACAAACCAACATACCAGCAAAATCAGTGCGTATAACACAATAAGAGATGATAAATTGAGCTTACCTGACTCCAGCATCACCAACAATGCCGATGGCCATGCCAGCAGCAAGGCCTGCAAGGCCACAGGCGAGGCCGGACGAGAGGTGGGCGTAGCCGTCGAAGAGGTAGTAGGGCTTGGCCTTGGGGTTGATCCCGGTACTGATGATGACGGCGATAATAAGCCCGTAGATACCGAGCACTCCAGCCATGACAACGGGCACGATGGACTTCATGACGAGCTCCGGGCGCATGACTCCCATGGACGCCACGCCGACGCCGCTCTTGGCCGTCCCGTAGGCCGCTCCCATACCTGCAAGACAGGGACACGGAGAGATCTCGTCAACGATCGCAGGGACTAACCCAAGACCAAAGCGCGCGCTTCGTCTCGTCAGCTAAACGAATCGAATCTACGGAATCGAAAGACGCGCACGCTAGAAGGGACAACGCTCCGCCGATCCGGGCGGATCAGAGCTCCAACCGTGTTCCCCCAAACATATGTAAGCTACACAAAGGCTGGCAAGTTTACAAGAGATGGAAGAGGGCGTACATGAGAAGACGAGCGCCGCGGCGGCGCCGAGAAAGCCGAAGAAGGGGGCGGTCTCATCGCCGCTGAACACCGACGACATCTTCctcctgctgctactgctgcgATCGGCGCTCTGCTCGCTCGTCCACCCAAGCAAGAGCTCGAGCTTTTCTGTTGTCGCTTTGGGATTTGGTTTGGGCTTCCACGATCTGATCTGAGGAGGAGGGCGTTGGAGATTGGGCAAGAAGAAGACGGGGTGGGGCGGAATGTTTTTTACTGGACGGTTTTGCCCTCTTGATGTAGGAGCCGTGTACCCGTGGTTGCCCGGTCAGGAGGGGCACCGGTGCCCTTGTCTGGGTGGAGATTGTAGAATTGGTGTCTCACTGCTCGTGGGCCACGTGGAAGGAGCGTTGCGTGGTTGACGTTGTTCCAGCCTTTCGCGTACCCACGGGTCGTGCTCTACTCATCTACTAGTCGTCTCTGGAAGACGATTTCTGGCAAGCAGGGGTGAAGTTCGTGTACCGTGGAAAACCTTCGCTCGCGCTCATTATCTTGGGGAGGTGCACGTCCTCCACTTCAAGTTGATGGAGTCCGACACGCTCTTCATCAAGATCTTCGGGCTTTCAGGTGCTTGTCTTGGGTGCTGCGTAGAAAGCTCGAGCGACGACGAAATCTTCTCGAGCGACAGCGACGAAGAGGACACCGATGGTGAAGATGGCGGCGGCGAGCATCCGGTCGTCAAGTCCGAAGACGACGACTCGGACTCCGACTGAACGCTGATAGCACCGTCATCACCAGCTAGGCGTCGGCAGCACCATCCTGTCGAGCAGACTCGAGACCTTGCGACGCCTTTCATTTGCGGTCTTATCCTTGCCTCGAGTCTGCTCGACAGGATTAGTTGCAGCTGCATTTACATCGAGTGCaaggagggcaaaaggagcgcctggGCGATGCCCTGGTCACCCTCGCCAGGACCAGAGGGACGCAGCCCGACAAGATCGGGAGGGCGGCTCCCGATAGGGAAGACGAAGCCGGAGTCCATGAGCCTGCCGGGGTCCagctggaggtggtggtggcgtcTAGGCGAAGCACCCCCGGCAAATCGCTCTGCCGGGGTCCATctgcagatgatggtgctgccgaCGCCTAGCTGGTGATGACGGTGCTATCAGCGTTCAGTCGGAGTCCGAGTCGTCGTCTTCGGACTTGACGACCGGATGCTCGCCGCCGCCATCTTCACCATCGGTGTCCTCTTCGTCGCTGTCGCTCGAGAAGATTTCGTCGTCGCTCGAGCTTTCTACGCAGCACCCAAGACAAGCACCTGAAAGCCCGAAGATCTTGATGAAGAGCGTGTCGGACTCCATCAACTTGAAGCGGAGGACGTGCACCTCCCCTTGCCGGCTTTAAATGCAGCTGCAACTAATCCTGTCGAGCAGACTCGAGGCAAGGATAAGACCACAAATGAAAGGCGCGGCAAGGTCTCCTCACGTGCAAGTTCCTCATACGTAGGCGTAATATAGAATGACGGGAAATTACAAATGAAACAAACTTTCGACTTATGTTTCTTTGATGTACTTCTTATCGCGTGGATAAAAAGTGGGGCCGCCAAGCGAGTGACCACCGTGATCTCATGTGCCTGAAAATAGTGGCGcagcttccttgaggccatgagTAGGCCAAAGAGTAACTTTTGCTCGCccgagtaccttgacctagccccctgcaatagGAAGCTAACAAAGTATACTGGCCGTTGCACCACTTTCTTCTTTGATGTAACCTGCTTCTCAGATGTTTTCCCTGGCACCACTTTTTCCTTCCCGGCATCTAGCCTTGCCGGAGAACACGTGTGCATCCCTCTGCGCAACTAGTGcaacactgaccacttgattcgtcacCGCCAAGTATAGCAACAACGATTCTTGTGGTTTGGGCGCGACTAGAGTTGGCGCAGAAGACATGTACTTTTTTCAGGTCATGCAGCGCAGCTCTGCTTCCGGAGTCCATTACCAGACCCACCTTTTTCAGTATCTTGAAAAAAGGCAAGGCGCGCTCGGCAGACCATGAAATAAACCTACTCAGAGCTGCGACACAACCGGCAAGGCGTCGCACATCCTTGACGGTCTTGAGTGCTTGGAtttgctcaatagccttgatcttgtcggggttcgcTTCAATCACATGTTGAGATACAAAGAACccacaccgaacacacacttctcggggttgagcttcaTGTTGATCTTACGCGAGTTGGAGAAGGTTTCCTCCAAATCTTGAATCAGGGTGGActtgtccttggtcttgaccacaatatcatccatgtaGGCTTCTATGTTCCTGTGTAGATGTGGCTCAAAACCGATCTGAGCTGCCCTCGCGATCATCGAACCCGCACTCTATAAtccgaaaggcatccgtacaaAACAGTACGTGTCACATGAAGTAATGAATGTGGttttctcttcatcttctttggacatgaaTATCTGGTGATATCCGGAGTAGGCGTCAAGAAATGAGAGCAGATCACAGCTGGCAGTGGAGTCTACAATCTAGTCGATGCGCTGCAAGGGGAAAGGATCTTTTGGGCATGATTTGTTGAGGTCAGTGTAATCAATACAAAGtctccatttcccatttgccttgcgcacgaCAACCGGATTCGCCAACCAGGTTGGATGTATCACTCCTCTGACTAGGCCAGCTGCCTcgagtttctt
This genomic window contains:
- the LOC109737356 gene encoding V-type proton ATPase 16 kDa proteolipid subunit, with product MSSVFSGDETAPFFGFLGAAAALVFSCMGAAYGTAKSGVGVASMGVMRPELVMKSIVPVVMAGVLGIYGLIIAVIISTGINPKAKPYYLFDGYAHLSSGLACGLAGLAAGMAIGIVGDAGVRANAQQPKLFVGMILILIFAEALALYGLIVGIILSSRAGQSRAD